In Bacteroidota bacterium, one genomic interval encodes:
- a CDS encoding HAMP domain-containing histidine kinase, which translates to MRDKIDKVSKVLIEMNRKFGQDTLAIWQRIDTNKLQQTLAADFIENGIDLQFNYGVVNEDSNTITYSKSKKEITELQNSKYRVHLFPNKLFASPEMLVVNFHGKLNYIFATLWPLVLCSFVLTLIVILGIFYTIHTIIRQKKLADIKNDFINNMTHEFKTPIATIGIATDTLKNPRVYSDHEKMSFYTDIIKQENERMNKQVSKVLQMAQIDKGEVKYSYETVNVHDLLEHIVQSVQLQVEQKEGKITYINEAKNYFLSADITHFGNTLNNLIDNAIKYAPVKPDIKIKMWNTGDSLLISIKDNGMGMNSDIQKRIFDKFYRATTGNLHDVKGFGLGLSYAKAIVDDMSGFINVESAPDKGSTFTVILPLSANNVSEEKNITNETLVS; encoded by the coding sequence ATGCGCGATAAAATTGATAAAGTTAGTAAGGTGTTAATCGAAATGAATCGCAAGTTTGGTCAGGATACGTTAGCTATATGGCAGCGGATAGATACTAATAAATTACAACAGACACTTGCTGCCGACTTCATCGAAAACGGCATTGACCTGCAATTTAATTATGGTGTAGTTAATGAAGACTCCAACACGATTACGTATTCAAAAAGCAAAAAAGAAATTACCGAGTTGCAAAATTCAAAGTACCGCGTTCATCTCTTTCCAAATAAACTTTTTGCATCGCCTGAGATGCTGGTGGTAAACTTTCATGGTAAACTAAATTACATTTTTGCAACATTGTGGCCATTGGTACTATGCTCATTTGTACTTACCTTGATTGTAATACTTGGCATATTTTACACCATACACACCATTATCAGACAAAAGAAACTTGCTGATATAAAGAATGACTTTATCAATAACATGACACACGAGTTTAAAACTCCGATTGCTACCATAGGGATTGCTACCGATACACTTAAAAACCCACGTGTTTATTCTGATCACGAAAAAATGTCCTTTTACACGGATATAATAAAACAGGAAAACGAACGTATGAATAAGCAGGTAAGCAAAGTATTGCAGATGGCTCAGATAGACAAAGGTGAAGTTAAGTACAGTTACGAAACGGTAAATGTGCACGACCTGCTTGAACACATTGTACAGTCGGTACAATTGCAGGTGGAACAAAAAGAAGGCAAGATAACATACATCAATGAGGCTAAAAATTATTTTCTGTCTGCAGATATTACGCACTTTGGCAATACGCTAAATAACTTAATTGATAATGCCATAAAATATGCTCCGGTAAAGCCCGATATAAAGATTAAAATGTGGAACACCGGTGACTCGCTTCTTATAAGCATTAAAGACAATGGTATGGGCATGAATAGTGATATACAAAAAAGAATATTCGATAAATTCTACCGGGCCACAACCGGCAACCTGCATGATGTAAAAGGTTTTGGTTTGGGATTAAGTTATGCAAAGGCCATTGTGGATGATATGTCGGGGTTTATAAATGTTGAAAGCGCACCCGATAAAGGAAGTACCTTTACAGTAATATTGCCGCTAAGTGCAAATAATGTATCCGAAGAAAAAAACATAACTAACGAAACACTAGTTTCATAA
- a CDS encoding response regulator transcription factor: protein MGSKAQKILLVEDDFNFGNVLKNYLELNDYNVTLARDGNEGLDAFYKHKYELCLLDVMMPKKDGFTLAKEIRHHNANVPIVFLTAKSMKEDMINGFQHGADDYITKPFDSDVLLLKVKALLKRASESFIMHDQNDFSIGKYNFDYKTREIKLGEEKHQLSPKEADLLKMLCIHKNDVMPREKALKAIWGDDNYFTGRSMDVFITKLRKYLKNDPGVDIINIPGKGFRLQIVE from the coding sequence ATGGGAAGTAAAGCTCAAAAAATTTTATTGGTAGAAGATGATTTCAACTTTGGCAATGTGCTAAAAAATTATCTGGAACTAAACGACTACAATGTAACCCTGGCGCGTGATGGCAATGAGGGTCTCGATGCATTTTACAAACACAAATATGAGTTATGTCTGCTTGATGTGATGATGCCAAAAAAAGATGGTTTTACACTTGCGAAAGAAATTCGCCATCATAATGCCAATGTACCTATCGTATTTCTTACTGCCAAAAGCATGAAAGAAGATATGATTAATGGGTTTCAGCATGGTGCAGATGATTATATCACCAAACCATTTGACTCAGATGTGCTTTTGCTAAAAGTAAAAGCATTGCTTAAGCGTGCAAGCGAAAGTTTTATCATGCATGATCAAAATGATTTTTCAATTGGGAAATATAATTTTGATTATAAAACACGTGAAATAAAATTAGGGGAAGAAAAGCATCAGTTATCGCCAAAGGAAGCAGACTTGTTGAAGATGTTGTGCATACATAAGAATGATGTAATGCCTCGCGAAAAAGCACTGAAAGCGATTTGGGGAGACGATAATTATTTCACAGGACGCAGTATGGATGTGTTTATTACTAAGCTACGTAAGTATTTGAAAAATGATCCGGGAGTTGATATCATCAACATACCTGGTAAAGGATTTAGATTGCAAATAGTAGAGTAA
- a CDS encoding SprB repeat-containing protein, translated as MNVTLTPSNYNGNNISCFGAQDGSINVTVSGGIPPYTYNWSNGFTSPNAIELPAGYYRLTVRDAALNSVVKEITLIEPEQQL; from the coding sequence ATGAATGTAACGCTAACCCCAAGTAATTATAATGGTAATAACATCAGTTGCTTTGGTGCACAGGATGGAAGTATTAATGTAACTGTTAGTGGAGGTATTCCACCTTACACGTATAATTGGAGTAATGGGTTTACTAGTCCCAATGCAATTGAACTTCCGGCAGGATATTATCGCCTTACTGTGCGAGATGCGGCACTAAATTCTGTTGTTAAAGAAATTACATTAATCGAACCAGAACAACAACTATGA
- a CDS encoding SprB repeat-containing protein: MQVYEFPNGYNVSCYNCYNGSVTVTIYGGTAPYTPLWDDGNTNINRTSLGAGIIAAEIIDLNGCKAFIERTEISQPERSDWTMNGNTNSNPTNNFIGTKDNQDLIFPDK, encoded by the coding sequence TTGCAGGTGTATGAATTTCCGAATGGATATAATGTTAGCTGCTATAATTGTTACAACGGTAGCGTAACGGTAACCATATATGGAGGCACCGCTCCCTATACACCTTTATGGGATGATGGCAATACTAATATTAACCGAACAAGCCTTGGTGCGGGGATTATTGCAGCTGAAATTATTGACCTAAATGGCTGTAAAGCCTTCATCGAAAGAACTGAAATTAGCCAGCCAGAGCGTAGTGACTGGACGATGAATGGGAACACAAATTCCAATCCTACTAATAATTTTATTGGAACCAAAGATAATCAGGATTTGATTTTTCCAGACAAATAA
- a CDS encoding T9SS type A sorting domain-containing protein, which translates to MEPGFKVQSGALFRAWIGYCGSSHKVNSNSTVQKQYNFASVYSTDSILFVNSSYDNHINISIFSSKVSSGLVEIFDCTGKKLLEQNCSFSIGINKVAVHKNNIANGNYICKVVFGSGLFDSKKIIITNE; encoded by the coding sequence TTGGAGCCAGGATTCAAAGTACAATCAGGAGCTTTATTCAGAGCTTGGATTGGCTATTGTGGATCTTCTCATAAAGTAAATTCAAATAGTACTGTTCAAAAGCAATATAACTTTGCTTCAGTTTATTCGACTGATAGTATTCTGTTTGTTAATAGTTCATATGACAACCATATCAATATTAGTATTTTTTCAAGTAAGGTTAGTTCTGGGTTAGTTGAAATATTTGACTGTACTGGTAAAAAATTATTAGAGCAAAATTGTTCATTTAGTATAGGTATAAATAAGGTCGCTGTTCATAAAAATAACATAGCTAATGGGAATTACATCTGTAAAGTAGTATTCGGATCAGGGCTCTTTGATTCAAAAAAAATCATTATTACGAATGAGTAA
- a CDS encoding SprB repeat-containing protein: MVITSVAWAQDGSINVTVSGGIPPYTYNWSNGFTSPNAIELPAGYYRLTVRDAALNSVVKEITLIEPEQLNYELQVYEFPNGYNVSCYNCYNGSVTVTIYGGTAPYTALWDDGNTNINRTSLGAGAIEAELTDQNGCQINIARTDISQPERSDWTMYGNVNSSPNANFIGTTDNVDLVFKTNSTERLRLINNGGIKLSSLSGIPGGLFVDNNGEINSANVDNKLSPCGFPSPIWLNLTNPLTLFTCLPVKVGIGTTTPQSLTGIAGNLSIGMNFASNNSAPSNGLIVEGHVGIGTNAPNAPLEIRHDQNHSGLILNRNNNSIFKSQIKFQHQGNDKWAIGVDANSDGNNNFFCLERIKR, from the coding sequence ATGGTAATAACATCAGTTGCTTGGGCACAGGATGGAAGTATTAATGTAACTGTTAGTGGAGGTATTCCACCTTACACGTATAATTGGAGTAATGGGTTTACTAGTCCCAATGCAATTGAACTTCCGGCAGGATATTATCGCCTTACTGTGCGAGATGCGGCACTAAATTCTGTTGTTAAAGAAATTACATTAATCGAACCAGAACAACTTAACTATGAATTGCAGGTGTATGAATTTCCGAATGGATATAATGTTAGTTGCTACAATTGTTACAACGGTAGTGTAACGGTAACCATATACGGAGGCACCGCTCCCTATACAGCTTTATGGGATGATGGCAATACTAACATTAACCGAACAAGCCTTGGTGCTGGTGCTATTGAAGCTGAGCTTACCGATCAAAATGGATGTCAGATAAATATAGCTCGGACTGATATTAGCCAACCGGAGCGAAGCGATTGGACTATGTACGGGAATGTAAATTCGAGTCCCAATGCAAATTTTATTGGCACCACTGATAATGTTGATTTGGTATTTAAAACGAACAGTACCGAAAGACTTAGATTGATTAATAATGGAGGTATAAAATTATCATCGTTATCAGGTATTCCCGGAGGCTTATTTGTTGACAATAATGGTGAAATTAATTCTGCGAATGTGGATAACAAATTATCTCCATGCGGATTTCCAAGTCCTATATGGCTAAATCTTACAAACCCACTTACGCTTTTTACTTGCTTACCTGTTAAGGTAGGTATCGGTACGACAACTCCTCAAAGTTTGACCGGAATAGCAGGCAATTTAAGTATAGGAATGAACTTTGCATCAAATAATAGTGCGCCATCCAATGGACTTATTGTGGAAGGGCATGTTGGAATAGGAACAAATGCGCCTAATGCGCCTCTCGAAATTAGACATGACCAAAATCATAGCGGATTGATACTAAATAGAAATAATAACTCCATTTTTAAAAGTCAAATCAAATTTCAACATCAGGGAAATGATAAATGGGCTATAGGAGTCGATGCTAACTCAGATGGCAACAACAATTTTTTTTGTTTGGAACGAATCAAAAGGTAA